The Chthoniobacterales bacterium genome window below encodes:
- a CDS encoding ammonium transporter, whose amino-acid sequence MFIKSRKWTSLLAAALIGATVCVGSSWAQEDATAAPAPVAATPATPEPTLDQRVADIEAYFNNAARTPDVAGKINVPGPGHNAWQMTAAALVLFMTLPGLALFYGGLVRSKNVLSILAMCLGITGLVTILWYLCGYSLAFNGESPYIGDFSAAFFNGIKPGNVGAGWYWISDDVWAMFQLTFAIITPALIFGATAERMKFISILVFTALWMFAVYFPLAHMVWSVKGLMAGIANPDAAIKAIDFAGGTVVHMSSGWSALVLCLILGPRLGFGKEPMPPHSMVLCMVGTGMLYVGWFGFNAGSALGADMVASNAFATTMLAAATGGFVWAVMEWLFKGKPSVLGFCSGIVGGLVVITPACGFVTATGAMIIGVAAGIIPFLAVTYMKKMLGYDDALDTFGVHGVGGTLGAIMTGLLASPEANSVITPELKATLMVSQFKAIAITIVLSVVATTVIAFLIKFTIGLRPIPEAESQGLDVADHGEEGYILN is encoded by the coding sequence ATGTTTATAAAAAGTCGAAAGTGGACGTCCCTGCTCGCTGCCGCGCTCATCGGCGCGACTGTGTGCGTCGGATCGTCCTGGGCCCAGGAAGACGCGACCGCGGCTCCTGCTCCTGTAGCGGCCACTCCGGCCACCCCTGAGCCCACCCTCGACCAGCGCGTGGCTGATATTGAAGCTTACTTCAATAACGCGGCCCGCACGCCTGATGTCGCTGGCAAGATCAACGTCCCTGGCCCGGGTCACAACGCCTGGCAGATGACCGCCGCGGCGCTCGTGTTGTTCATGACGCTCCCCGGTCTGGCGCTCTTCTATGGCGGCCTCGTCCGCTCGAAGAATGTCCTGTCCATCCTCGCGATGTGCCTGGGAATCACCGGCCTGGTGACGATCCTCTGGTATCTCTGCGGATACAGCCTCGCGTTCAATGGCGAGAGCCCCTACATCGGCGACTTCTCGGCCGCGTTCTTCAACGGGATCAAACCCGGCAACGTGGGCGCCGGCTGGTATTGGATCTCCGATGACGTCTGGGCGATGTTCCAGCTCACCTTCGCGATCATCACCCCGGCCCTTATCTTCGGGGCCACGGCTGAGCGCATGAAGTTCATCTCGATCCTGGTGTTCACCGCGCTCTGGATGTTCGCCGTTTATTTCCCGCTCGCCCACATGGTGTGGTCGGTGAAGGGCCTCATGGCTGGTATCGCGAATCCTGACGCCGCGATCAAGGCGATCGACTTCGCTGGCGGCACGGTGGTGCACATGTCCTCCGGCTGGTCTGCTCTCGTTCTCTGCCTCATCCTCGGCCCGCGCCTCGGTTTCGGCAAGGAGCCCATGCCCCCGCACTCGATGGTGCTCTGCATGGTCGGCACTGGCATGCTCTACGTCGGCTGGTTCGGCTTCAATGCCGGTTCTGCTCTTGGCGCAGACATGGTCGCCTCCAATGCCTTCGCGACCACGATGCTGGCTGCCGCCACCGGTGGTTTCGTCTGGGCCGTCATGGAATGGCTCTTCAAGGGCAAGCCCAGCGTGCTCGGCTTCTGCTCCGGCATCGTCGGCGGTCTCGTCGTGATCACTCCTGCGTGCGGTTTCGTCACTGCGACTGGCGCGATGATCATCGGTGTGGCAGCGGGCATTATCCCCTTCCTCGCGGTCACTTACATGAAGAAAATGCTCGGTTATGACGACGCGCTCGACACCTTCGGCGTCCACGGCGTCGGCGGCACCCTCGGGGCGATCATGACCGGTCTCCTCGCTTCGCCTGAAGCGAATTCCGTGATCACTCCCGAGCTCAAGGCGACCCTCATGGTCAGCCAGTTCAAGGCCATCGCCATCACCATCGTCCTGTCCGTCGTGGCGACTACGGTGATCGCGTTCCTCATCAAGTTCACGATCGGCCTGCGACCGATCCCCGAGGCGGAAAGCCAGGGGCTCGACGTTGCGGATCACGGCGAAGAGGGCTACATCCTCAACTAA